Genomic segment of Salvia splendens isolate huo1 chromosome 12, SspV2, whole genome shotgun sequence:
ATCTGTATGCTTCTGCTATTTGTAATTCTCTCTTCCTTGCCAACAGATTGGACTTTgtttatttcataaaaaaatgttCCATTATTACCAACTTGTGGACTAACTAATTTTTCTGCCACAGGCTCATTGTATCAAAGCAAGATATGGTACTACGACAAGAGCTGTTCTTGCTCTAAAATCTAGATATAAATGGGCTTTAAGTGGTACTCCCCTTCAGAATCATGTGGATGAGCTCTACTCCATTGTAAGTTATGGTTGAAGAGTGGTACCTTCAAACTTACTGCACAGTACTAACAGGTTTAAAATTCCTTTCAGATTCGCTTTCTCCAGATAGTTCCTTTCTCGTATTATTGCTGCAAGGATTGCAATTGCAATACGCTTGATCACAGGTATAGCTTGAGGATTTTGGCCTTTAGAGTTTAAGGCATATCTCTTTGTCAACTATTTTTCTTCTTATGTCTTCTCTTCCTCACTGGTCTGGTCTGGCGTGAGAGAGAAAGTACAAGAGACCCAAACAAACAAACATGGGAttggaatatttttttagttcttGATTGCAATTTgaccatattttttatttatatcctTAGAATATTTATGTTTTTCTCTTTCTGTTCCTTGCTTTAGAGTAATATTGAGATCCAGTGCAATGCATTTCTTTGTATCTTATAGTGTTCTGATGTTATTAGAACTATATTGTAATCTCTATTGTGTCTAGCAGTTTATATATCTGAACCTTTTATATGTTACAGTTCTGCAGAATGCCCTGGATGTGGGCATAAAAATGCTCGGCACTTCTGCTGGTGGTTGAGAGTGAGCATAGATAAATATCTTTTTCCTGACATTTTTGTATTTAGACATATCATATTAACCAGCAATGTTTTCATTATTTTAGTATGTTTCTAAGCCGATACGAAATAGTCATGGTAATCCGGTGTCCAGTAAAGGTGCTATGATTTTGTTAAAGCACAAAATCTTGAAAAGCTTAATGTTAAGGCGCACAAAAGAGGGCAGAGCGGCTGATCTCGTACTACCTTCTAGAATTGTATGTTTTTTAAGTTAAACAATCTGAATTTATTGTTGAATTTTTCAGCATTGGCATATATTGTAAGGCTGCTTTAATTCAGGTTACCTTGGAAAAATATTCACTCGATGCTGATGAAGAAGACTATTATACAGCACTCTACAATGAAACTCAATTACAGTTTAATAAGTATGCCATCTGAATTCACCATCTATCATTTTGAGTTATCTGTTAATTATTAAAAGTTTAACCCCACCTAGAACCTAAATAAAGGCAGTTTTACTTATACCATATTTGTGTTTTATTGGCAGATACGTCCGTGCAGGAACATTGATGAATAACTATATGCACATATTGGCTCTACTGACACGCCTACGTCAGGTTATTATTGGATCAGGCTTATGCTAAGATTTTGGTTCACTTAATGTTCAACATATCCATATAATGTTTATTATTCAAGGCTTCAGAAACAATACAAGCAGGTTTGGACATCTAACTTTAGCATGTCATGGATTTCTATGATTAAATGTTTGTAATAAGATTATTAGAATTAGTATAGTGAAGTATTTTATCTTTTATAATTAAGTTCTGAGGCaacaaataattattaaaactCCAAATTTAGAGAAGACCTGTCGAAAACAACTAATAACGAAAATGGGATACTGCCAAACTGATGCATTATAACATGCTTGGGTTTCTAGCTGCATaaaaaaatttgtgatttttacGTATAATAACGTACATGGCAACATGGATCATTTTATTGTTCCCCAACTCCATCCATACCTCACACTGCTGATCTTTAACTTCAACTGATCCTACTCAAATGCAGGCACTTGATCATCCGTACCTTGTGGAATATTCTCCTGCTTCAATGGAAAGAAAGGGCAAAGCAGTAGAATTCACCACCAACAATGATGGGAAAAAGCAAAAGTCAAAAACGACCATTAAAGGATTCGTACCGTCGAGTATTTTAAATACAATTCAGCTTAAAGGTGTTCAGGATTTTGAGACTAGTACTAAAATTGAAGCCTTGGTATGTGCAATTTGTAATTTCTCCTCAACCTTTCAAtggaaaaaaggaaatatgatgATTCGATTTTTGCAATATACTTAAATATTGACTCATGCATCCCactttactttcttttttttttctgactaATTTAGTGATAGATAGATTTGTGTGCCTATGTTTAGCTTTTGGTTTAGGTCAGATTTTTTCTTGATTAAACTGTTGCAACTGCTCCGTTGTGAGTATAATTTACCACAGAAGGAAGAAATTCGAATTATGGTTGAAAGGGATGGTTCTGCCAAGGCAATTGTCTTCAGTCAGTTCTTGCCTTTCCTGGATCTCATACACTATGCCCTTCAAAATGTCAGTTGGTTTTGAACTTGTAAAAAGTTTGGTCTTTTATTTGCTTGTTTACTAATAAAGGAAAAATGCGTAATAGTTATTTTCCTTTATTGAATAGTCTGGAGTGAACTGTGCTCATTTAGATGGGTCCATGGCCATGGAAGCTAGAGATACTGCTATACAAAAATTTACCGAGGATCCTAGCTGCAGAGTGATTTTAATGAGCTTAAAAGCAGGGGGTGTTGCCCTCAATCTCACAGCAGCTTCACATGTaagaatttcattttcttcGATCCTATTAGAACTTTATTGCCCTCTGATATCTTAAACACAGCTTCAGTCAGTTCTTGCCTTTCCTGGATTGTATTCATGTAGATGTATACTAAATGTGTGTGATACTGATATATGGCTAATTAATGATTTTCATTTTGATGTCATTAGGTTTTCATGATGGATCCATGTTGGAATCCTTCCATAGAGCGGCAGGCGCAAGACAGAATTCATCGAATAGGCCAATACAAACCAATCCGGTATGTTAAATGAGTTTTTGTTTATGGTCTGCACGTAGATTTTATGTTGGTTCTAATGTTTTGTTCCCATTTTTTCGTTCCAAGGATTGTGAAGTTTATTATTGAAAACACCATAGAGGAAAGAGTTTTAAAGTTGCAGGAGCAGAAGGAATCATTAATCGATGGGTTAGTTGATATCCTCTTATAAGTTTTCTTTATGACCTTTATTATCTGTAACAAGGGAGCAGATAATAACCATAGATATCGATGATTCGTCCTGAATCTTCTCCAACTCGACCGCCTATGTTCTTAACTCGGGTCACTTTGATGCAgtgttctggatggatcgtctgaGGCTCTGGAAAGATTAACAACAAATGATCTGATATTCCTGTTTGCTCCCTAAGCTGCATCAGTCTGCTAGGAAATTCTAGAATTCTGTCGCGGCAATCGGTTAGTGTTTCCTTTCGTTGGGCAACCAAACTGCTAGAACTAGTCTGGTAAATTTGGCTCCTTTTGGCAATGAATGTGTTAATAGGCATGAATGTGTTTTCGGATGGTGGAATTTGAATCCTAAACCTCTCTGTTACAGTCATGAGATCACTCCATTTGCTTTATTTGATTTGGTTTTACTGTTTTTTGCAATCCAGCTGAATAAACTAGATTTTAAATTCTGTAACTGGATCAGTATAATACATTTTATTCTGTTTGCTGTTATGAAAATAAAACCTAAATATTGAAATCAACAGACAAGGTACTGAATATTGGCATAACTGAGAACTGAAACAGTTTATATTCAGTGGtttaaattagtttttttttcacgTTTTTTGGTTACTattttgtactcccttcgtcctcgaataagagtcgctaattttctttttgggccgtcccccattaagagtcactctttatttttatcataaatggtagtaggtcccacattccactaactcactccactcacattttattataaaaccaatataaaaaaagtgggtctcacattccactaactttttcaaccaacttttctttacatttcttaaaactcgtgcccggtcaaacaacgactcctattaggggacggagggagtatgtgtgAGGGCATCCACAATGCAACAATCACTTTTTGAGACTGCGGCGGAGTGTTGGGGCCCGGCCCGGCCGCAGCGTGCGTTTCACCCTATCGGGACGGCGAGTGCGGCCGGTGGCAGAGATGGTTGAGGGAGAGTGATGAGAGATGGAGGGctgttttcatttatttttctaGCAATTTTAACGACAAATATAAATGTCTATATTATTTAATGAATTTCTGTGTTAATGTATTCATGCATAAAATTCACAGTAGTCcttccttttatttttcttcaatgAATTTCTCTCCTCAATTAAAAGATATCCCTGTAATATTCCAGCgcaattctctctcttctttagTTTTCTTCTTCTCAATTCTTTATCACAATAAAGAccaccaaaaatgataaaacatTATGCAATTTTCAATTTGCTGACCACAATTTCactcttgatttttttcaacctTTCTCTTTCTAGGTGATAATTATCGTCAGCAGCTTGCCAGCTTCATCCTTTGACAGAAATTAGAAAGTTGCTAAATGTAACCATGGCTTCTGATAGtgatttaaaaaatactaaGAATTAGGCGGAGAAAATTGTGGAAGGGGAGATAGGAAGAAGATTAGAAAATTGCTGAATGTATCTATAGCTAATGACtgataaaaaaaacaagaattaGGCGGTGAAAATTGTGGATGATAGGTAGAGATCGGATTTTCAATTTAAAACATGGaatttaatattgtggaaatttgaaataaaattaagcTATAAAACTACTAATATGTTTGTGATTCATGCAAATTCGGTGAGTGCACGATCATAGGCTTAATTATGGtgacttaattattttaaaatagttATAATTAGGCATCgtacaaaatatatatttgagaaagataaatctataattattttaaaatagttATAATTAGGCATCAATTGAATCAATAAACTGTATAATTCTACTTACAAAACCTGAAAGGGTAAAATCGTTATTCGATCAATCAAGATTCGCTCCCTTCAAACCGTTTATAACAGCCTTTTCCCGCCGCAAAATTTCACCGTAACACTCAAACAAGAAGCTAAATCATTCAAACCCTATTTTTTTTCCTGATTCGTTCACTACTTTGATTTTCCAATTGCATAATGAAGTTCCGCTCTCACGGCGATGGCGCTTCTTCTTCCAAAGGTAATTTTCCTTTTCTTGTCGGTTTCTGATTTTTAGGTTCAATTTCTGCTTGTGGAAATGTAGTGTTTCTTTCTATTTATCGActttgggaagtgaaatttcTGCAGGGAAAGAGAAGATCAACTACAGAGAGAGTTCTGATTCGGAAGATGATGAAGAAGCGCCGAGTGATGTAGGTACGTAATTGACCGTGTATGATTTTGAGCTGAGATTGGGTGTTCGAAATGATTAAGGATGGCTGTTTTGGGGGTTTTTTGTTAATGCAAATATTTAATTTGTGGTGAGCTGCTTAGGGAAAGACAAATTGATAAAGATATGAGAAAACCTTAGACATAAAGAGATTATCAATCATGTTTTATGAAACAATAGTTGTGTAGGATCGATAGACTTAAACTCGGCTAAATGTAGTTTACGAACGGTAATTCCCTATTTCCATACATCTAACTGCTATTAATCGTCTAGGTGAAATTGAAGAACAATATTGTGGTAATATTGATTCACACAGTGCTAGTGATCCTGATGGTCTCCCGAAGAGGAGGAAAACAGAGTCCTACGTAAAAGCGGGAAGTCAGAGTAGTGAAAAAGCtgaggaggaagagagggaggatGATACTCAGATTGTGGCAAGAATTTTAGCTGACTTAGCTGGTGACATAATTGAGAGAAAACTTAGGCCAACGTTATATTGGAAAGAAttagaacaagaaaatgatagATGGATTGAAGAGAATTGGCAAACAGATTTCGACCAGGTAAATCAGAATGAGATACGGATAACAGTCGAGCCTTCAGATGACTTGATAATTCCACTGCTAAGATATCAGAAAGAGTGGTTAGCTTGGGCTTTGGGGCAAGAGGAATCTTCTGCCCAAGGTGGCATCCTTGCCGACGAGATGGGAATGGGCAAGACTCTCCAGGCAATAGCGCTCGTTCTTTTCAAAAGAAGTATCTCAAAAGGAAGTTTTCCAACGAAGTTACGACAAATAAAGGGTACACTTGTTATATGTCCCTCGATCGCTGTGATGCAGTGGGCTAGAGAGATTGATCGGTTCACTTCAAAAGGAAGCACCAAAGTTTTAGTCTATTATGGTCCTGACCGTGGAAAAAATCTTTATCAGCTTTCGGATTATGATTTTGTTATAACGACATATGGAGTTGTTGGGAAGGAATATAGAAATTATGTGATGCCTCCTAAAGAATGCCAGAGTTGTGGGGAATTGTTTCGTAACTTGAAAGGTCACTTGAGTTCTTGTTGTGGGGATCGGACTGTTAAGCCGAATCTTGAGGTTCATAACAAAAATGTCAGTGGTCACAAGGAATTGGAAAATGACAATTCAAATGGGAGTTCAGACCGAACCTCATCCGAGGGAAAGCATATTTTGCATCACGCTATTTGGCAACGTATTGTATTGGATGAGGTAACCCTGATATTTAACCATTGTATGAATCTAGCTACTTTACTTTTGCTTGGAGTAGAGCATTTGTTTTCTTTGGAAGACAAATGATTATGCTAGTGAGAGTCAAAGTTGGGTCATAAAGTTCCTTTATTAGCATGTAACAGATTACGTATGCATTATGTTGGAAGAGATTTATTGttaaatctatataattttGTGAACCAGCAGTGTGACTAGGTTTGTATAAGAGAAACATTTCATCAAAAATGTTCCATCATTACCTCCTTGTGGACTAACTATTTTTTCTGCCACAGGCTCATTGTATTAAAACGAAAAAAAACAATACAACTAGAGCTGTTCTTGCTCTACAATCTACATATAAATGGGCTTTAAGTGGTACCCCCCTTCAGAATAATGTGAATGAGCTCTACTCCCTTGTAAGTTATGGTTGAAGAGTAGTACCTTCCAACTTACTGCACAATACTAACAGGTTTGAAATTCCTTTCAGATTCGCTTTCTCCGGATAGTTCCTCTCTCGTTTTATTGCTGCAGGGGTTGCAATTGCAATATGCTTGATCTCAGGTATATCTTGAGGATTTTGGCAATTCCTTTAGAGTTTGAGGTCTCTTTTTCAACTACTTTTCTTCTGTCTTCTCTTCCTCACTGGTCTGATCCAAACAAACAAACATGacattgagatattttttagtCTCAATTTGGGATGCATATCAGATCAGACTTGTAATACTTGATTTCGATTTTTAAccataatttttaattgtatCCTCTAATATTTATGTTTTCACTTTCTGTTCCTTGCTTTAGAGTAATATTGAGATCCAGTGCAATGCATTTCTTTGTATCTTATAGTTTTCTGATGTTATTAGAACTATATTGTAATCTCTATTGTGTCTAGCAGGTTATATATCTGAACCTTTTATGTGTTACAGCTCTGCAGGATGCCCTGGATGTGGGCATAAAAGTGCTTGGCACTTCAGCTGGTGGAAGATAGTGAGTATAGATAAATAGCTTTTCCTGATATATTTTTTAGACATATCATATTGACCAGCAATGTTTTCATCATTTTAGTATATTCATAAGCCGATAGTATATGATTCTCCGGAGGTCAGAAGAGGTTCTATGATGTTGTTAAAGCACAAAATCTTGAAAAGCTTAATGTTAAGGCGCACAAAAGAGGGCAGAGCAGCTGATCTTGCGCTACCTTCTAGAATTGTATGTTTTTCAAGTTAAACAATCTGAATTTATTGTTGAATTGTTCAGCATTGGCATATATTGTAAGTCTTCTTTAATTCAGGTTACCTTAAGAAGATATTCACTCGATGCTGTTGAAGAGGACTATTATACAGCACTCAACAATAATAGTCGAACACAGTTTAATGTGTATGCCATCTGAATTCACCATC
This window contains:
- the LOC121757262 gene encoding ATP-dependent helicase rhp16-like, translated to MKLRSHGDGASSSKGKEKINYRESSDSEDDEEAPSDVGTSDSDGVPKRSKTESYAKRGSQSSKKAEEEESQDADTEIAGDIAEESGGKQKGREKKHRPMLLWKKLEQENNRWIEENLQTDFDQVNQNEILITVEPSDDLIIPLLRYQKEWLAWALGQEESFARGGILADEMGMGKTLQAIALVLLKRSISTRSSSRESSQIKGTLVICPVGAVKQWAREIDRFTSKGSTKVFVYHGPDRGKLFYQLSDYDFVITTYGVVEKEYSNYVMTPKEECWRCGKLLHVHKMKGHLRTCYLPQAVKPNVEVNVSGRKEVENENSIESSVATGRTSSEGKHILHSVWERIVLDEAHCIKARYGTTTRAVLALKSRYKWALSGTPLQNHVDELYSIIRFLQIVPFSYYCCKDCNCNTLDHSSAECPGCGHKNARHFCWWLRYVSKPIRNSHGNPVSSKGAMILLKHKILKSLMLRRTKEGRAADLVLPSRIVTLEKYSLDADEEDYYTALYNETQLQFNKYVRAGTLMNNYMHILALLTRLRQALDHPYLVEYSPASMERKGKAVEFTTNNDGKKQKSKTTIKGFVPSSILNTIQLKGVQDFETSTKIEALKEEIRIMVERDGSAKAIVFSQFLPFLDLIHYALQNSGVNCAHLDGSMAMEARDTAIQKFTEDPSCRVILMSLKAGGVALNLTAASHVFMMDPCWNPSIERQAQDRIHRIGQYKPIRIVKFIIENTIEERVLKLQEQKESLIDGVLDGSSEALERLTTNDLIFLFAP
- the LOC121758124 gene encoding ATP-dependent helicase rhp16-like, with protein sequence MKFRSHGDGASSSKGKEKINYRESSDSEDDEEAPSDVGEIEEQYCGNIDSHSASDPDGLPKRRKTESYVKAGSQSSEKAEEEEREDDTQIVARILADLAGDIIERKLRPTLYWKELEQENDRWIEENWQTDFDQVNQNEIRITVEPSDDLIIPLLRYQKEWLAWALGQEESSAQGGILADEMGMGKTLQAIALVLFKRSISKGSFPTKLRQIKGTLVICPSIAVMQWAREIDRFTSKGSTKVLVYYGPDRGKNLYQLSDYDFVITTYGVVGKEYRNYVMPPKECQSCGELFRNLKGHLSSCCGDRTVKPNLEVHNKNVSGHKELENDNSNGSSDRTSSEGKHILHHAIWQRIVLDEAHCIKTKKNNTTRAVLALQSTYKWALSGTPLQNNVNELYSLIRFLRIVPLSFYCCRGCNCNMLDLSSAGCPGCGHKSAWHFSWWKIYIHKPIVYDSPEVRRGSMMLLKHKILKSLMLRRTKEGRAADLALPSRIVTLRRYSLDAVEEDYYTALNNNSRTQFNVYVNAGTLVNNYMHILALLTRLRQALDHPYLVEYSPASMKSKGKAVDFTTNKDGKEQKSKTTIKGFRQSSILNRIQLEDFQDFQTSTKIEALREEIRFMIERDSTAKAIVFSQFSSFLDLIHYALQESKVNCVNLDGSMSMEGKDTAIKKFTEDPNCRVILMALKAGGVALNLTVASHVFMMDPCWNPAIERQAQDRIHRIGQYKPIRIVKFIIENTIEEKVLKLQEQKELTVKGILDGSSEALENLTTDDLIFLFVP